The Sulfurimonas aquatica genomic sequence GTCATCCTTGTTTTTTGGTATATCTCGTACAAAACTGCGGTCTATTTTCAAGTTATCAATTGGAAGCTTTTTAAGATAAGTAAGCGATGAGTAACCTGTTCCAAAATCATCTATTGACATAGTTGTACCTAGTCCCTTTAAGGATCTCAAAATCTCAGCAACTCTATTTTTATTTTCAATATTTTGCCCCTCTAATATCTCTATATCTAAGTCTTTAGCATCAAATCCTGTATTTTTTAGACACTCTTCTACATCTTCTACATAACTATAATCACCTAACTGTTCACTTGATACATTTACAGAGAGCATTCCACATTTAAGACCCTTTGCTTTGAATCTTTTAAAAATTATCATACTCTCTTGCATCATGAATTTATTAATATCCACAATAATCCCTATCTCCTCTGCAAAAGGTATAAAATCATCTGGTGGAATAATCCCTTTTGTCGGATGAATCCATCTAATAAGAGCTTCAAATCCTACAACGCTCTTATCTTGGGCATCAACTTTCACTTGGAAGTATGGTTTAAATTGTTTGAGTTTCAGGGCATCACTTATAGATTTTTCAAGTTCTATTCTAGCAAAAGCTAATTCTGTCATTTGTGAGTTATAAAACTGGTAACCATTTTTTCCAGCTTCTTTAGCCTTATACATAGCAGTATCAGCATTTCGTATAAGAAGCTCAGAGGTTATTCCATCTTTTGGAAACACACTTATACCAATACTAAATGTTGTACTTAACTCTATGCCATCAATTACAAATTTTTCTTGCATTTTTCTTTGAATCTTATTTGCAACTTTAATCATATCTTCATTGTCTGTATTATGCAAAATAATAGTAAACTCATCTCCACCTAGTCTTGAGATTGTATCTTCATCTCTTACTGAGTCTATCAATCTAACAGCCACATGTTTTAAAAGAGCATCACCCATATTATGGCCGTAAGTATCATTTACCTCTTTAAAACGGTCTAAATCTAAAAAGAGTATGCTTACGCTCTCCTCATCTCTAGTTGCATGCTTTAAATGCTGCTTTAGCCTGTCTAAAAATAGTAATCTATTTGGTAGACCTGTTAAAGCATCATAGTTTGCTAAACGCTGTAGCTCTTTAGTTTTTACATTTACACTCTCTTCAAGTTTTTCATTTTGCTTTTGAATAAATTTCTTGTAATTTCTTGTATAAAAGTAGTAAACTAGAAGTACCAATATTACAAATACAATAGCTAAGACTGTAATTATTTTTTCTACTGAGAGTTCTATCTGTCTCATGTCTATATTTGAGAGTTTTTTTGACATTAATAAATGAGCCATAACTTCATTGTTCATATCTTTTAACTCATAAACAGTTAATATAATATTTTTCTCTTTATCAACTATAAGGCCCTCTATATTTATATAATCTTTCACTCTAGCACTTTTAAGCATACCTAGTAACTCTTTATTTGGTTCTTGATTGGCTATATAATAGTTCTCAACAAATCGCTTTTTTTCAACTTCTGTCAACTGGTCCTTATACTTATCATTTACTATGATCAATGTCTCGACATCTCTCTTTTTCATCTTTGTAGCTACAGAGTCAAACTTTGCTATAGTCTCAATCACACCCAAAAAGTTATTATTATCATATATTGGCACCATAGACTTAAAAGTTATATCAAACTTCCCAGCACTTATACCTGATATAACATGTGGATTTTTAATCATCTGTGCTACGTCAATGCGAGCGTCAAGAAGAGAGTCTCCAGTTTTATCTGTCCAACTTCTATAAAAACTATTTCCTTTTGCATCAAGAATCTGAAACCATATACTTTTTAAAGAGGTTTCTTGCTTTAATTTTAGAGACAAACTACTATAATCAAAATTATTTTCATGCTTCTTTAGTAGTACATGTTGTATATTTTCACTTGTTGCAAGGGCAAGACTCACTAAAGTAATAGCCTCTTGTTTTTCATGAATAAGTGTTTCCACATTAGTTTTCATCTCATGTGATATTTCTTTAAATTTTTGATTTGTTAAACTGCTATAGAGTTGATGAACATAAATATAAGAAGTAGCTAGATAAAGAAATGCCAGTATTACACTGCTATACACTAATTTAAAATTCATAGATTAAAGTCCTTTATTAAAAAACCATTGTAAGCTGAATACTAAATAAATTGCCAACAGACGATTTAAGAAGATCATCTGCAGCAGAATTATCTACTGCTTTAATGCTATTAATTGCATAATTAAAATCTATTCTATCATAATTTTTAAAACGATACGAAAATCCACTTGTGAATGATTCAAATTTTCTATACTCTGAGTCACTATTAATCATCCTATTATATACATCATATCTTGCAACTGCTTCAAAGGGCTCAAAAATAGCATAGGTAGATGCAATATGATATCCATCTGCCCTATTTTCAAATTCGGGATTCATTGCATAAACCCAAAACTCATTTACTGCACTACTGTCAATATCTTTTGCACCATTAAAAATCATTCCCCTACCAGCAACATATTCTGATTCAATATGTAATCCATGATTAAAATATGTTAGTCCTACTCCATAACGTAGCCTATCATAAAGTTCATCCTTGTTGTTTATGTTTAATTTGCGTTTTCCATCTTGTAACCAAGTATAAAATTTTAGACTCTCTTGTCTATAAGCTTTACCCTTACCTAAAATATTTTCATAGGCTATATAGCCATAGTGTGTAAAGTTATTAGCATTTATATTATAGTTTTGCATACCAGAACCATTTCCAATCATATAAGATAGAGACAAAGTCGAATGCTCAGTTATCTCTAAAGTTTTAAAAAGTTGAATTCCACTATCTCTATATGCTCCTACACCTTGTGTAGGGGCTGAGAGTCTGTTATCTACAAAACGCTCAAGCAGTAACTGGTCGCTTGACGTAGTGAAGTTGATAAAAGGCGACACAAAGCGGGCCATAAAGCCCTCTTCACTTCCAGCATATTTAAATTTTCCAACTCTTATAAAAATAGGAAGATGTTTAAAAGTAATTGATGCATCGGTGAGGTAAGTATCTCTATGATGCCCCAGAGGATTATTTACACCATTTTCGGCAAACTCTGTAAGTATAAAGTAGTTTATTTTGTTCTCTTCATCAAGTGAGCCCCGAAGTCCAACTCTAGCACGGGCTATTTGAACTTCAGTTTGCTGCTCGAGGTTTGGTTTTATGAAAGAAAATGGTGTTTTATTTATCCCATTTTTAATTACTTCTTTTCCCGTATTATGCTCACCCCGAATCTGCACAAAACCCCATGGAGTATGCCCAAGTCTCTTTTGTGTACCTTGTAGCATCAGCCAGTCTGCTGCATTTACATAGCATGTAAGTAAAATAGCAATAAAAAAAGTTCTATTCATCATATAAATATTATACAATGATAATTAAAAAATTAAACCTTTACTCAAGTACATATAGCTGATCATCGCTCAAAATTGCTCTTGTATCAAAAATACAATTTAGATGTACCATGGTTGCTGCTGCTCTTAAAGAGGCTAGTTTACTTACTCTATCTTTTAGTGATGCGGGTGTTGCACCATCATTACTCGCTTTGACTATTTCTGCTTCTAGTGCGTTTACCTCTTTACCCAAGGCTTGAGCATTTTTTAGAGTATTTTTTCTTACTACCATTAGCTTCTCTTTTTGAGCGACACTCAATGCTAAATCCTCATCATCCCACATTATTTTCACCATACCAGTTAAATGTGGCAACTGCCCCTGAATTAGAAATGGTTTTGGTTTAGCTGCTGATTGAGCTATTAGTGAGGTAGTTGCAAAGCTACTTAGAATTGCTAAGGCTGTAAGTATTGAAGTTAGTTTTGTTTTCATAAGTTTATCCTTTTATATTTATATTCAAATAGTAGTATTTCTGTATTAACACAACATTAAAACATCACTCAATATTTTCATATCTCTTGTTAATAGCGTCAATCACATTCTCAAGTCTCTTATCTACTACAAAGCACTCTCTCATACTACAGGCTAAATACTCATCATACTCATGTACCTTACTTAGCATATATGGATATTTTATCTCTTTTATTTGTTTGGCATTTAACTCTAAGTTTGGCTTTGAGCTTTTGAGTGTTACTATATTTAACTCTCTCATTAAGTATGCCTGTGCGAGGGCGGGAGCATTTGATTGTTTTTTTACCAAGTCCGATTTTAAAGACTTAAGCGTTTCATCTAAAATAGTTTCATATTTAAAAGAAGATTTTAGAGATGCCATTTTTGCTAAATTTTGAGTCATTTTTGCTAAAGCGGAAGTATAATATTTATCTTTTATATCGGCTTCTATTTTTAAGCCATCGTCAGAGAGGTACCAAACGCCACTCTTGTAAAACTTATATATAGCCTGAGCAAGAAGATACTCCGCAAAGTCTAGTTTTTCTTTTTTATAGTCAACTTCATAGCCAGCTATAAGCGCTGATATGAAAAAACTATAATCTTCTAGCAAAGCTTTTTGCGTAGGAGTTACTCCTAAAACGCTCTGATGATAGAGTTCGCTGCGTTTAAACATAAACTCTTTTAAGGCGTTGAGAGTTCTTTGTGCTTTTTTAGCGTACTTTTTATCTATAAAGCTAGCTGTGCATAAAGCTTCTATCATCATAGCGTTCCATGCAGTATTTATCTTTTTATCTATAAATGGATACTCTTTTTTAGCTCTTACTTTTAGTAATTCATTTTTAATTTTCATAAAGTCATCGGGACGTTTGTTTTCATAAAAATTTATATGTACTCTGTCTTCAAAGTTTTCATAATACTCAAACTTTAAGTTTTTTAAATCCTCAGTAGTAAATGTGAAGTAAACTCCCTCTTCATGATTTGTATCTGCGTCGCTTGCGCTATAGTAGAGATTATCTTTTAAAAATCTACTCTCTAACATCCCAATAGTTTCCTCTACGATTTCTTTATAAACCTCTTTTTTACTCTTTTTGTATGCTCTCACATAAAGAGGTATCAATTCTGCTTGATTATAAAGCATCTTCTCAAAGTGAGGAATCTCCCATGCAGCGTCTACGCTATAACGAAAGAAGCCACCTTCAATGTGATCATACAAACCTCTAAACGCCATCGCGTCTAGCATCTCATATAGATAAGTTTGGAGTTCACTATCTTGGGTAATCTCTGCAATATCCATCATTAAAGAGAGTTTTGCGGCCTCTGGGAACTTTCTACCCTGTCCAAAACCTGCATAGATATCATCATAACTCTCTTTAAGTGAATTTGACAGAGTTGTGATAGATAAGCTTCTCTTTGTTTGAGTCTTACTCTTCTTACCCACTTCTTGTAGTAAGTTAAAGTCACCTTTTTTGTATGAGGAACCTACTTTTTCAAGCAAGCTGTCTAAACCTTCAGAATAGGATTTTCTAGTTGCTGGGATGTAAGTATTTATATCTATTATCTCTTTATCTGCTGTCATAAAAATAGATAGAGGCCATCCTCCAGAGTGATTTTTGAGCCTAATGTGTTCGCGTTGATAAAATGAGTCAATATGCGGCATCTCTTCACGGTCAATCTTGATAGAGATAAAGTATTTGTTAAAAAGCTTAGCTATTTGCTTATCACTAAACGACTCCTCTTCCATTACATGACACCAGTGACAGGTTGAATAACCTATGGAAAGAAATATTGCTCTATTCTCTTTTTTTGCTTTTGCAAATGCTTTATTTCCCCAAGGATACCACTCTACAGGGTTATTGGCATGCTGTAATAGATAAGGAGAGGTTTCATGCCTTAGCTCATTAGAAGATGCTTTATCATTTAATAAAATAAAAATAAATAACATAATTAAAAGAAAATTTTTCATATACTATTATACATTATTATAAGACTTTGCATCAATATAGATAAAAATAATAAAAGATTGATAAGCATATGAAATATATGTTATAATACAAACTTAAAATTATAATAGGAAAAACAAATATGAAAAGATTACTTCTCTTAGTTTCATTTTCACTTTTACTCAATGCTTCAGAGAATCTCTCACTACATCAAGCACTAGAAATCTTAAAAACTCAAAACCTAGAAATCGAATCTGCTAAAATAGATGAAAGTATTGCTAAAGAGGATGAAAAAAGCGTCTCTGGCATAGAGTATGGTACGCTTAACTTTATTCAAGACTTTGCGCACTCTAACGATGCTGGAAATGTTTTTGGATTTACACTTAGCTCTCGTGAAGCTAGTTTTGGAAACTTTGGATTTTCAGAGTTTGATGGTACAAATCCAAATATTTTAAACGTTCAACCTAAGGACTTAAACTACCCAGATGATAGAAGCTATTTCCAAAGTAAATTAAAATATGAAGTCCCTCTTTTTACAGGCTTTGCGCTTAGCAACTACAAAGACATTATGAGTTCTATGCGTAGAATAAAAGGCTTAGAAAAAGAGCAAGTCATAAATGCAAAAAGCTATGAGCTTAGAAAAAGCTACTATGATATGGCGCTTTTAGATGATTCAATTTATAACTTAAACACTATCATTGAAAATATAAACACATTAGAAGATATGACAAAGAGTATGATTGAAGTTGGATATGCAAAACATATAGACCTCTTGGAAGTAAAAGCTAAAAAGGGTAACGTCAAAAGACTTCTTTTACAAATGAACGCAAATAAAAAACTTCTATATCACTATGTCAGTTTTCTACTCAATCAAAAAGTAACAGCTATAGTCACTCCAAGCTCAGAGATTGAAATGCCTATATTAAGTGATGAAGAGATACTAAAAAACAATCTTGATATGCAAAAAGCGTCAATAGCGCTGGAAATACGAAAAGATATGCTTGAGCTTTCAAACGCAGCTTACTACCCTACCCTTGGAGCATTTGGGGAGCTCTCTACTGCTGATGATAGCTTTTTAGGCGACGCGGATGATCATAAAGCATATACTGTTGGTGCAAGACTCACATGGAATATCTTTAATGGTGGCGTAGATAGCGCAAAGATAGAGAAGTCAAAACTAGAACATATAAAAATGAAATCGCAACTTGAACTTGCTCGTAAAGGTATCGCTTTAAAGCTTGCAAAAATAAGAACAGAGATTATAAGTGCTGATGAAGAGATAGACTCACTTAAAAAAGAGCTTGAGTTTGCAGAGGCAATATATAAAAATTATGAGGGAAGATATAAAGAGAAACTCTCCTCAATGAGTGACGTTATCATTAAACAATCGGCTCAAATAGAAAAAGTGCTACAACTTCAAATAGCAAAAAATAGACGTAACGCAAAGATATTTCAACTAGAAAAACTAGCAAATGGAGAAAAATAATATGATAAAAAAAATAATAACAATCACAGCCTTAACCGTTTCACTTGTAGCGGAAACGCTAACTCTCTCAGGAAGCGTAATCTCAGATAACCAAAAGATGATAACAAGCCGTTTTATGGGCTTTGTTACTTCTGTAAACGTAAGTGAAGGTGAAAAAGTCCAAAAAGACCAGATTTTATATAGCATAGACTCTCGTGAAATTGACTCTGCTAAAAGTCAGGCTGAACTAAGCCTTGAGATGTATCAAAATCAGTACTCTAACGTTCAGATAAATCTTCAACGCCACCGTCGACTTTTAGAAAAAGATATGGTTTCAAAGTATGAGGTTGAAAATCTAGAACTCGCCGCAAGAAACCTTGAAAATATGACTTCAATAGCAAAGGCAAGACTTAAAGAGGTACAAAATCAGTATAGGTATTTAAATATTAAAGCTCCAAACAGTGGTGTTGTCGTAGCTAAAAATATTAAAGTTGGAGAGATGGCGATGCCTGGGATGCCTGCAATTATTCTCTCAGACCTTAGCAACCTTAAAATATCAGCAGAAATTGCCGAGAGTAACTTAAAGCTTGTATCTCATGGAAAAAAAGTTATGGTAGAGATTCCATCCCTAAAGATTAAAACTATTGGCAAGGTTACGGCAATCATTCCAAACTCAAATCCAATGACGCATACCTTTAAGATCAAAGTATCATTTAAAACTCTTAGCAAATCGGTTTATCCTGGTATGTATGCGACTGTAGCAATCAACTAAAGGAATTCTCTATGAAACATCACAAACCTTATGTACCTAAAGACTATGCAGGAAAATTAGCAGCGGCTTTCATCCGTAGTCCTCTTACTATTGTACTTGGTATTTTTTTACTCTCTATAGGTTACCTTTCACTTATGATAATGCCAAGAGAAGAGAATCCCCAAATGGTAGTAAGTGGATCTACCGTTATAGTTGCCCTTCCTGGTGCGAGTGCTAAAGAGGTTGAAAAGATGATAGTCCAACCACTAGAGCGTAAACTCAAAGAGGTAAAAGGAGTAGAACATATCTATGGTATGGCTATGGACAATGTAGGCATAGTAAACGCCGCGTTTTTTATAGGTGAAGAGAAAGAGGGATCAAACTTAAAGATTTACGACAAGATTATGCAAAACGCAAATATGTTTCCCGCTGGCGCTATGGATCCTATTATTAAACCTCTTGATATTGACGTTGACATTCCTATTGTCTCCGTAGCGTTTTATTCCGATGCCAAAAGTATGGATAAAACAGAACTCTATGACAAAGTCAAGGAGTTACAGCACCATATAAATGGCCTTGAAAACGTTGCCGTCACAGAGTTAAAAGGAGGTTCTCGCCATCAGTTTAACGTTAGCGTAGACCTAAACAAACTCTCTGGATACAACCTCTCTATGGGACAGATTAGTAGTGCCATAGAGTCATTAGCTTATAATGTTCCCGCAACAAAAAATACTACTAAAGACAATGAAATAGTTCTTCTTGGTGTTAAAAACGCCATTGAGAGTGCAAAAGACATTGGAAACATTATCATAGCGCAATACATGGGCTCACCAATCTATCTTCATCAAGTGGCAGATGTCGAAAACTCCTATGATATACAGAACTTTAAATCGGCAACTATTGCTAAACGCAAAAGCGATGGAGAGTTTTCAAAGTTTCAAGACCAGGTAACGCTTACTGTTTCCAAACTACAAGGCACAAATGCCGTTATAATCGCTGATGAAGTGAAAAAAGAGTTAGAAAAGTATAAAGAGTATCTTAAAAAAGATGGCATTAATTATGTCATTACTAGAAATGATGGCGAACGTGCAGATGAAGCTGTAAACGAGCTTGTTTATCACCTTGTGCTCTCTATTGTTATTATTGCTATTTTACTTATCTTTGTTCTAGGTTGGAGAGAATCTCTTATAGTTACTTTTACTGTTCCTGCTATTTTAGCTATTACTCTTTTTGTAGCGTACTTAACAGGCCAGACTATAAACCGTATTACGCTGTTTGCATTTTTACTCTCGCTTGGTCTACTTGTTGACGCTGCTATTATCGTTATTGAAAATATACATAGACACTATCACTCCGTTGAGTCTGCTCATGAAACGCCAGATGAGTTGATGATAAAAGCAACCGATGAGATTGGTCCTCCTACAAATATAGCAACGCTTGCAATCATTATGACAATGGTTCCAATGGCGTTTGTCGGTCAAATGATGGGTCAGTTTATGAAACCCATTCCAGCAAACGTTCCAGTATCTCTAATTGCGTCTTTATTTGTTGCATATATTTTCACCCCTTACCTCGCAGTTAGAATGCTAAAACGTCCCGATCATTCAAAAGGAGAGCATTAATGTTTAATAAATTTGAAAAATTTATACTCAGCAGTATAAAGAGCGTAACTTCAAGACGAATTATCTTAACGCTCACTCTCATAGCGTTTATACTTTCAGTGCTTATGATTGCGCCGAGTAAATTAGTTCTAGCAAAGATGCTACCGGGAAAAGATAATGACACCTTTAATATCTATGTATCTCTTGCTAGTGGAAGCTCAATAGAACAAACAAATAGAGTCACACAGTGCGTAAGCTCTTATGTGGTCAAAGAGAAAAATGTTCTTGATACCGAAGTCTTCTTAGGTATGGGATCACCGCTAGATTTTGCAGGACTTATTAAAGGCTCTCATTTTAAAAACTCCGAAAATGTCGCTGAGATTGTACTTAATCTGACAAAAAAACATCACAGGGATGAGCCTTCATATATGATGGTGCAACGCATTAGGCCACTCATTCAGTCAAACTGCGAAAAACTTTATCCTAACACAAAGATATCTTTTGTAGAGCCACCGGCAGGACCTCCCACTATGGCAGCTATAGTTGCTGAAGTATATGGAAACAACCCTGATGGCATAAGAAAAATAACAAAAGACATAGAGAGTATATTTCATAAAACTGATGGATTAGTTGATATAGACATCATGCAAGATGAAGTTTATGAGACATTTGAGATAATTGTAAACAGTACAAAAATAGCAAAATCCGGCGTAGATATAAAACAGCTCAATAACATTATATACCTTGCATTTGAAGGTATGCAAATAGCCGTAAAAAATTCTGAAATATATAATGACCAGATTCCCATCTTCCTATCACTTTCAAGAGAGTCAAAAAGATTTACTTCAAAAGATTTAAATGCCATAGAGATGAAACTTAGCTCACTCAAACTTATGAATGCAATGGGAATGATGATTCCTCTTACGGAGTTGGTTACTATAACTCCTAAGAGATCTAATCCAATGATAATGACAAAAGATTTACATCAAATGAGTAACGTTGTCGCTGAAACAGATATGGTATCGCAAGTATATCCATTGATTGATGCAAGAGATCAGATGATAGAACTACTTTCAAATGAGTATGAAGTCACAAAAATTGGTCTTTTTAACCTTGAACTTAAAGATAAAAAAACAAGTGAACTATATAAAATAATCTGGGATGGAGAGATGGAAGTCACCCTTGATACCTTCGTTGAACTTGGTGCTGCGTTTATTGCGGCTCTTATACTCATATTTTTACTAATGGTGATTTATTATAAGAGTTATACTCTGAGCGCGATTATTCTATTAGGATCATTTCTATCAATTATAGGCGTAATTGTTGGTCACTATATTATGGATCTCTTCACAGCTGATACTTTCTTTTTAACAGCAACCTCTCTCATTGGATTTATCGCTTTAATAGGTATTAGTTCAAGAAACTCTCTACTACTCATTGATTTCACAAAATCTCTAATGCTAGATAAGGGAATGCATCAAGCTGAAGCCATAGCGTATGCTAGTGCAACTAGATCAAAACCAATATTTTTAACTGCGGTCGCTATCATTTTAGCATCGACTCTTCTAGCTCGTGACGCCGTATTTGGTGGACTTGGAGTATCTCTTATATTTGGTACGGTAGCAGCCGTTATAGCTTCGCTTGTTGTTGTTCCAGTACTATTAAATATGTCAAATTTAGAAGCGCATTTTGGATTTAGAGAGAAAAAAGCGGTATCAATAAACGATCCACTCTAAAAAAGAATTTTTGATTTCCCATCTAAAAGATGGGAAAGAAAGAGAAGTAATTAAAAAAATTATATACGTGCGTAGTTAACACCTAGGCAAGGTTTTAGGCTTGATAACTCAAGAAGCGTCTCTTCATTTACAATATCATCTACTAAAATAACCGCTAATGCTTGAGACTGATCATTTCTAGCTAAAGAGAAATCAGATATATTGATATTATGATTTGCTAAAACAGTACCCACACTTCCAATAACACCTGGAACGTCTGTATTTTTAAACATAACCATATCGCCACGAAGTGCTACTTCAATATCAAAACCATCAATAGCAACAATACGTTGAACGTTATCATCAAAAATAGTAGCAGAGATAGTTGTAGTACCTTCACTTGTTGTAAGCTTAATAGTAATAAGGTTTTTAAATACCTTTGAATCACCACAAGACTCAGATTCAATTTCGATACCCTTCTCTTTTGCAACAAAGTCAGCGTTTACATAGTTTATAGTGTCACCTGAGTTTTGACTCATTGCGCCAACTGCTACAAATGTAGAAAGAGAATCAACATACTCAGAAATTTCTCCATATCCAGAAACTTTGATAGATATGATTTGGCTCTTATTCATTTGAGATTCTAAGAATCCAATTTTTTGTCCCATTTCTAAGAATGGTTTAACAAATGCAGGTATTTTACTCTCATCAATTGGTAAATTCATAGCATTTGGATATGCAATTCCCTTAGCAGCCTCTATAGCGTTTTTAGCAGCTTGTGTACCAATATTATACTGAGACTCAAAAGTATTTGCACCTAAGTGAGGTGAAACAGTTACATTATCTAGGTCAAGAAGTGGATGATCAGTTGCAGGTTCTTTATTAAATACGTCTATACCAGCAAAACGAACCTTACCTGATTTGAGATTATTAAACAGTGCCTCTTCATTGTAAAGACCGCCACGAGCACAGTTAATAACTACAACTCCGTCTTTCATCTTAGCAAATTCAGCTTCATCAATCATTCCAATAGTCTCTTGATTTTTGGGTGTATGAATTGTAATAATGTCACATGCTAAAATATCTTCAAAATTTTTCGTATATGTCATATCTAAATCTGTAACTTTAGACGGGTGAATATATGGATCATATGCAACAATATCCATCTCAAACGCGGCAGCACGTTTTGCAACGCGAGAACCAATGTTACCAAAACCAATTACACCAAGTTTTTTCCCTTTCATCTCATGACCATACCACTTTTCACGCTTCCAAACTCTATCGATTTTTAAGTGATTATGTGAGTATGGAAACATTCTCATACATGAAAGCATATGTGCCATAGTAAGTTCAACCGCGGCAATAGTGTTTGCAGTTGGTACATTCATAACAATGATACCCTCTTTTGAACAGCCAGGGATATCAACATTATCAACACCAACGCCAGCACGAACAATTGCCTTCATATTTGTAGCATTTTTAATAAAAAATTCATCTACATCTGTAGAACTTCTAGTTATTGCTACA encodes the following:
- the serA gene encoding phosphoglycerate dehydrogenase, with the protein product MKKYTVVVCDHIHEAGLKMLESDENINFIMAADVDKKELIETIIPTADVAITRSSTDVDEFFIKNATNMKAIVRAGVGVDNVDIPGCSKEGIIVMNVPTANTIAAVELTMAHMLSCMRMFPYSHNHLKIDRVWKREKWYGHEMKGKKLGVIGFGNIGSRVAKRAAAFEMDIVAYDPYIHPSKVTDLDMTYTKNFEDILACDIITIHTPKNQETIGMIDEAEFAKMKDGVVVINCARGGLYNEEALFNNLKSGKVRFAGIDVFNKEPATDHPLLDLDNVTVSPHLGANTFESQYNIGTQAAKNAIEAAKGIAYPNAMNLPIDESKIPAFVKPFLEMGQKIGFLESQMNKSQIISIKVSGYGEISEYVDSLSTFVAVGAMSQNSGDTINYVNADFVAKEKGIEIESESCGDSKVFKNLITIKLTTSEGTTTISATIFDDNVQRIVAIDGFDIEVALRGDMVMFKNTDVPGVIGSVGTVLANHNINISDFSLARNDQSQALAVILVDDIVNEETLLELSSLKPCLGVNYARI
- a CDS encoding efflux RND transporter permease subunit, whose translation is MFNKFEKFILSSIKSVTSRRIILTLTLIAFILSVLMIAPSKLVLAKMLPGKDNDTFNIYVSLASGSSIEQTNRVTQCVSSYVVKEKNVLDTEVFLGMGSPLDFAGLIKGSHFKNSENVAEIVLNLTKKHHRDEPSYMMVQRIRPLIQSNCEKLYPNTKISFVEPPAGPPTMAAIVAEVYGNNPDGIRKITKDIESIFHKTDGLVDIDIMQDEVYETFEIIVNSTKIAKSGVDIKQLNNIIYLAFEGMQIAVKNSEIYNDQIPIFLSLSRESKRFTSKDLNAIEMKLSSLKLMNAMGMMIPLTELVTITPKRSNPMIMTKDLHQMSNVVAETDMVSQVYPLIDARDQMIELLSNEYEVTKIGLFNLELKDKKTSELYKIIWDGEMEVTLDTFVELGAAFIAALILIFLLMVIYYKSYTLSAIILLGSFLSIIGVIVGHYIMDLFTADTFFLTATSLIGFIALIGISSRNSLLLIDFTKSLMLDKGMHQAEAIAYASATRSKPIFLTAVAIILASTLLARDAVFGGLGVSLIFGTVAAVIASLVVVPVLLNMSNLEAHFGFREKKAVSINDPL